The genomic interval tgTGCCCACAGGCACAAGGGGTGAATATGGACGCAAGGAAAAACGGGGGACGCCagtggggcagaacctcatgtGCTTGGGTGCAATCAGGTGCGACCATCCCCCTCTGTGAGTCATGACGGACAAGGTTCTCCGGAGTGATCACAAACTCCCATGCACGGCTAGCACTGGCTGCTAGTTACTAAACTAACCGAAGGCCGACAACCAGCGCCTGGAGATCGCGCGGGCTGCCAACTGGGGTGTTGGGTCCGATGCTCTACAGTCGCAGGGTGGCGTCGAGGGTGAGCCGAGCCGAAGATAGGGTATCAGCAGAATCCAGAAGAGGGTCcacctgtggacagttaagctgCTGCGGTGAGAAGCTTcctgagtgagaagaggtgaaAGGATGCCAATGCATACTGAGCCTGCCCCACTTTTAGTGGGAGGGACTACCTGCTGCGGAGGGATACattttcatcagccaatcaggactGGCAGAATGAGAATGGACTTCTGAGAAAGGTGCAGAGggcgtatatcccatagtgagacatcgaacaaatgttatgaaatataactcataattatgagatgcaTGGTCAAAATGATGAGAtgatatctcataattatgaattagtATCTcattgacagattttctttttctttttttttttttttttttttttttacttttcctagttaaaaataatattttatcttTTACTGGTGGGAATAAGCTTCCATTGTAGTGGGCATCAATACTTCCGTAAAAAGGGGTGTTCATGAAAAAAGTTTGACGTCAAATCAGCGCTTTGCTCTGAATGGTTGAATGGATAGAGGAACATGCGTCACCGGATTCACTATGAGgcagtatttatatttatttggaaGCAGAACCAACCGAGGAGAGCGTGTCAGCTGTGATACTTTTACACTGTCCGTTATTTAACAcgcttcatgttttaaaaagGCTTTGGTGTAAACATCTGTACAGCAGCtggaacacagacatgaagGCGCCGCGTTAGCcaaactacaacaacaacaacggtccgcgtgtgtttttttttttccgtttgtTCATATCGTATTGCTTTTATAGTCTCTTCGAGTTTTAATGAAGAGTTTCAGCTTTGACCTCCGGAGCAGGCGGAGGAGCCGCAGCGGTGCGTCCGGGCTGCTGTACCCGCTCCTCGGTGCGTGTCTGTGGGCTGCGGTGGTCGGATACAAGCCGGTGGTGATCGTGCACGGTTTGTTCGACAGCTCCGGGGATTTTAAGAATTTACAGCGGTTCATCAACGAGGTGAGCACGAACCTGGACTATCACTTTCACTAATGGGAATAAATAACCTATTATTTACGACGTTATTCCCATAAGGTTTGTATCACCTTGTTATCAGCAGCACATGGAGTGTACATTGTGTACTGTCCCATTATAACAGCTCTGATCATACACAATGTCAGCTGATAGGACATAAGACGACTGTTTTAGTGTCCTCCAACACGTGATTTGCTCTTATTTATGTACTGTAAAGCATTTTAAAGAGCAAACATTTGTCATTGACACTCTAAGAGCTGGGCAATATTGATCAAAACTCATATTTCGATATTTTTTGTGAAGATgccgatatacgatataaatcttgatatttttagttaaaataaagtcagaccagaaaaaacaattctgggttccATTTTCTGATGCAAAAAACACAGGGACAttaataacaaacagctgcagaatatgtgccacttttgactttctttttccccccttaaagggacagcacgtgtgagtgagttttgtagtggCTTGATTAGGGGAAGCAGCAACtcttaaaatgagtattttaattgtaattttctacatagctaaaatagaaaacacgATATATCTTGACTCTCGATACATTGTTCAGCCCTAGACACTctgtaataaaataaaggtTGTCCAACATGCTGTTGAACACTGAATAATTTCTGTGTAACAAGGATTACACTTGGTAAACAATGTATATTAACGGTGGTTATTCAGCCCGATTTCTTGATTCGATAACAAGCCGATTTCTGATAattaactaggggtgtcccaacacaattttttcacttaCGATAGGATACCGATATTGCTGCCTTTAGATATTGATAACGATCCGATTCTGATcagatatcagcacgaatcataatCATACATACGTTTCTTTTTTAGtctgaatgttagaaaaggttcgATCAAGCGATTTTACTCAAAAAACAATAGTTAGCAACAGCAGGTATGATTTAAAAACTGAcacatttaatattattaaccaatgttatatacattttaaacttaaacatAAAACTctacaattgattaaaaaaaaaaaaataagctcaATAAATCTAATAATATATACTaaatcggtgattttagatatAGGCCCTTATAATGGAATACtcattttttttgctgatatcggactgatcAAATTGGGACACTCTTATTATTGATTTGATAATTGATCTTCCATTTAACATCAgtcagctgctgaattatttgacttctTTTTTCAATAAACACTTCACATCACCTTCAAAATGGTATAGTGTCATTGAAATATTACAATTGGGAGGACTTGTCTGGGTTGTAttacaatctttttttaaatgcaaataattgatcttttgaaatttaaaattcaATTGATTATCGTCAACAATAAAATCGCAAAATTCATTGATTATAGGAGTTTTTTCCACCACCCTTGATGTGCGTGTATATATTCACATAcatgtacatatatacacatcGTAATAACAAAATATACTGTTGTTATTCagctttttttgttctgtttaatATTACACTTGAAGATAagcaaatcaaaaaaaaaataagacagtaaaatagagcaaaaataaacacacacatacagtatatgtagatATCCCatagttaatgtgtgtgtgcgctaaaGGAGCTGTTTCAgactttgtcataaaagtgttattttgtcatgtttatattgtgtatatacATCTACTTTTCACAATATATCAGGATTAGACATATAAACTAAATATAATGCTGTTTAAAAGGTTTTTAATACTAAACAGCGCTGCATTATTCCTCTGTgaacaccatttttgtttttatttgttacagTGCTTCTATCTATAATAAAAATGTTCCGTTTCCAGTTcctcttttcttgtttttcaccCTCACACACCTTTTAGAAATTCCCCTTCACTTGCATGAAACCAATCATGAGGGAAGAATGAGGCCTTACAAAGATTAAATAAGTTCCATATACTTGCCATTTTACCACATGCAATAAAGTTAACAGTTATTTCAGACAtgcatatatatactgtatatttgtatttgtttataacTGAAGCATCTCTTCTTCCTGCAGTCCCATCCTGGAACCAATGTGACCGTCATTGACCTGTTTGACCGCAGTGAGAGCCTGGAGCCCTTGTGGAAACAGGTGGAGGGATTCAAGGCAGCTATTTACCCTATAATGCAAAACGCCGCCGACGGGGTTCACTTTATCTGCTACTCACAAGGTCAGCCAGTGCACACACCTACTGAGTCAGACTGTCAGGTGccaacattacatttaaaacacaatcaGAGCTGTACACAGATGAATAAAACACCCATTAAAAACTACAGTAACACTCGGTGActctttttaaatgttccctaacaataaaacactgtttttaTGGTTTCATGACCTGTCTGgatgtttcactttaatcatTGAGTTACTTTATATATAATGTGCCATACAAGAAAATTAGTGGtggaaatgtattattttttccttttcttattttttgtacttttttattacctccaccaagagcGAAGCGCAGAAGCAAAGAGCGGTAAAGTTATGTTTTACTCTCCGTTTATTTGTCAGTCTGTCATTCTGTcagtctgttagcaagataacttgaaaagttctGAACggattttattgaaattttcagaacaattgataaatgggacaaggaacaggtgattacattttggctaccaaaagaatacatatatatatatctaatttAACAATTAAATTTAACAGtgctaatataatgtacaatatgaataaaggaatattatgtttacattgttaataAAGCACAAACTAAAAtgtatattcatgcttttccagattttttgtaaactttctcaaacaatttaaatgtttgtgtattaaaataaaatgaaaatacagcACTTAGTACAGTACAGTTAACGCCCATGACACACAGGAACAACTTCCCCCCAGGTTCTCccatttcttgtgttgtggtgtatgtttctgtaattaattcatcacGATTAATGCGATTGAGTCCCAGcactaaaaaatataaatatattttactggACCAGTGGCTCTCCAAGATTGGATTCAGGCATTCAGCTAAGCTCGTCCttctaacacattttacccacAAATGGTTCTGTATTCTACTaatgtttgttcattttaaagtaTCTTTAAGCCTCAACAGTGAGAAATGTTGCCGTAAGGTTGTGAGTTTGATCCCTGGTGATTTTTGACTTTTCCAATGTCTTTTAATTTTGCAACATTGTGCAGGGATATTCATCCAAATgtgtttaaatacattaaaaaaaagtgaaccaGTCGGATGTTTCTGTGATACTTTGCTAACCTTTTAGTAAAAGTTATTTAATGGGGCTCATTAGTGCTTCTTTTTTAGGcacattaattattattcatatctGTGGTAACCTGTCTTGTTTGTTTCAGGTGGGCTGGTTTGCAGAGGGATTGTTTCCACTCTGTCCGACCACAATGTCCAGTCCTTTATCTCTCTGTCTTCACCTCAGGCTGGACAGTACGGAGGTGAGCCTTCCTCATCCAACTGTGGATCTGCATTGTCTTTTTGTGGTGTCATCATTCTGCTGCTATAAATTCAAGGCTCCGCCCTCTGGTGTAGACCTCAtgtgagaaaaagaaaacgAATAAAATTGtggagaaaaatacattaattaggTGTAATGAGCTGTGCTCCTTAAAGTGTGTGGCACGGCCCCCAAGTGGGAAATGGACACATGACAGGTGGGGcgcgacaaacaggaggaaatgttcattttcatgccaattttcttaaatgcatttcttcattgacaataaagatcattattaacactaaacaaaaagcCTACACACATAGAAAGCAATAATGACCATTCtgaaaatgtagcagaaatgaaaagagcattaaattattagattGCATTAGATATAGACCTATAGACAAAATAACatggaattaaaaaataattgatttaCATCGGCATGTTCTTCACATGGAGCGGGAACAATGAACAAAACTTTCAATAGcggacttaaaaaaaattattgatcacttttgtatttgtttttttatgcaggtgattagttaaatttagttttcaagtttttatttatttatgaaatgtgttagttgcattatgaaacatgatccTACTTGTTCCTTGTAAGTTTATTTCATACCTGCACTGAATTTCCTTTTTGTCACAGATAGCAAACAATGTTTGGTCATTTCCTATATTTTTGACTACtgcacttttactttttttttttttttttaatgcaggcgattagtttatcttgtttttggaattattataaaaatattataagtattataatattaaGGATCACTGAAATAGAATAAAATTGTGCctaaaaatacatagaaaataCAGATGTTTGAACTTTTGATTCACTTGGAGTCATTtatctctttgttttttcttttattttctacttGTCTTTGTTTCTTTCCTCAGACACAGACTACCTGAAGTACCTCTTCCCTCAGGTAATGAAGTCCAACCTGTACCACCTGTGCTACACAGGGATAGGTCAGAGGATCTCCATCTGCAACTATTGGAATGGTGAGACTCAGTGTGTTAGCATTAGGTGCTatgatgtcttttttttctcatcttgGTTATGTTTTATCGTTTGTCTAGACCCGCACCACCAAGACCTTTACGTGAACAACAGTGATTATTTGGCTTTGCTCAACAGTGAGAGAAAGAATCCAAACTCAACAGGTCAGTAACGAGTTACCGTCAGTTACCTGCGTACAGAATGTCATCTTTCATCCTAGTTATTTAACCTGAGATTAAAAGGTTCAAACAAAGGTACAATAATCTCAGGTTTGTTGAGCTTTTTTGTCTGTGAATGTGAATATTTGTTGTTCATCTATGCTTTTCACATTTATCATTGAGTAAATTACCAAAAGATTCACTTGTGGGTCTCACAGTTTTGCCATGCTTACtgtatatcacatgactgccgtaattgggttttttttttttttatctcaaattgtgtaaagaatttttttttttgcaacctTAGAATTTCCTCAAACAATTTCACAAAGTTCCCCTAAAGATTACACAAAAGGTGTTCACAATTactcaatgttaaaaaaaatcattatttaacttttttgcaTGAATAAACCAtgcattgctgtaaaaaaaaaaaaaagaaaagaaaaagattgcactacatgcaGTATTCACATTTGATGACATATGCAGACATgcaaagataaatgataaataaaagtaaaaactttaataaaaatTGATCTCAAAATCAATGAATTTAGAAGTGAACATCCTGCAGggactcatgtttttttttatgtatatggAGATATCATTTACACatggaagtgaaaactagggcacagtaATGTTCaaatcgcttttttttttaccgccTAAAGTTTGCGGCCCATTAGATATCAAactactctgtatttggcccctcagTGAAAACAAGTTCAACACCCTTGATGTACATGATTCAGATTACTGCATGTAACGGATTTGGTTTTTTGTACTTGGAATGTATTATGAGTTGCTTTTTAAGCGACTGGCTGTTCTTAATGCGACACAAAAACTGTGTCAATCATAGAAATTAAACTTTTGCCTTTATCTGTCTTTAATTTTGTGCGGGCCCTCAAAGTAAGCACACAAAATTACGTAAGAATACACAatgttactccaaaaacatataaaatgagagatattacaacaaaaaacacattaaacggctccaaaaaaaaaaaaattagacacaaaagaatcaacaaaaatacttgaagaaaaacatattttaaaaaatgacaacaaaaatagacaaaacaactaaatattCAATAACAAATACCcagaaaaataactccaaaaacacaatactttgtttttttgttctttctttttgttctttcctatGTTAAAgctcatattggtcattattctaaatgatgacatgaacattgatattgtggccctcagatcacatttttgtggcccccgctgtgataaaagttgcccatctctgggtTTGAGCTTTTCAGCAACAACATTCTCACTTGCTTTTTCTCTGCAAATGCAATTTTTCTAGTTTTAGACCAGAAGCTTTGTCCTCAGGGCATTGTTTAAATAGATAACTGCAAACCTTTAAATATCTCAATGGATCACTCATTTAACccacaatacaaaacaaaagaaaccaaATGAAGAGTCaaaatgtttctcatttttgatCTGCTGTATGTGAACCTATGGCTTGTTTACTGCTGAGCAAAAAAGAACAGATTAcattactttatttatgtagAGGATAGTTCCTATTTTTCAACtggtgaacattttaaatggtTATTAATTAACTCATCGTGGTGGAAACGGGATGTCAGTAAATGATTGTATGGACTCAGACCATCCATAGGGAGAACAACGAACAAATACAACACAGAGTACAAATTCTTTCACTTTTTTGGTTGCACCAACTTCAGTTTTTGCTGTGTTCACCTTTGATTGGACACAACTAACTCTAGAATGAAACTAAGTTGCTACGTTATGAGGTGACAAagcaaagaaatgttttttgatctttttaaATCTgacgtagggctgggcgatatggccttttataaataccgcgataattttaggccatgtcacgatacacgatatatatctcgatattttgcattacccttgaattaacactttgatgcacaaaatcacaccagtatgatgattctatatgtctacattaaaacattcttgatcatactgcattaatatatgccaattttaaactttcatgcaaaaaaggggatatcacaactaagtcaaagttgacataactgtatttattaaacagtgagtggctcaaacataaaattgtcaacagaaagtgcacgttctgtgcaaaattgtcacagagacatttcaaaacaagacattagtgcaggatgcaactcacatggcatttcaaaacacaaaattaaagtgcactttttgtacataatgccactacaatattttaaaacaaatagtgcccttttgtgcatgttgtcattaagatgacatttcaaaacaacactaaagttaagtgcaccttttgtgcataatgccactaagatatttaaaaaaaaaaaaaagtccgcgagtttaacggtatggtcattttcaacaccgcacagactacaagctgcgatatatcgagtatattcgatatatcgcccagccctaatctgAAGAATACAAAACACTGCTGTCTGACCTTAATCAGGTCAGCAAGTaggttttacattttaatggaAAGTAATGAATAAAgtgctgtgttttgtgtggtttctaGAGTGGAAGAAAAACTTCCTGAAGATCAAAAAGCTGGTGTTGGTTGGCGGCCCTGATGATGGCGTCATCACTCCCTGGCAGTCGAGGTGGGTTTGTTTTTCTCCTcctaatttatatttatcacaCTTTGGAATAAAAACTCAATCTGAGTCATTTAATTTACGTATACGTGAAACTTCAACAGTTTTATAGCACTAAcattagggctgggataaacgattatttttttaacgatcaatctagcgattattttttcaatgcatcgattaatctaacgattcATTTTTCCCAGTTCAATTCGACTCGATTATCATCCCATTATTTGAGTAAAAGTAATTTattcatgttgatttacatatctaaaatgaaaaaaaaaaatgattccttaacattgtaatatatgtttattgctcttcaactcaaaattccaaaataaagttcaagtaagtaaaagtacaaaataatgcattcagagtcagaaagtgcttttccaacaaaaaaaaaaaaaaaaacaaaaaaaactttccttttaccttaagaagtgtgtgtgtgtgtgtgtgtgtgtgtgtgtgtgtgtgtgtgtgtgtgtgtgtgtgtgtgtgtgtgtgtgtgtgtgcgtgcgtctgtgctgctgctgatgttacggtgggtgtttcctccttgtcccTGCCACCCGGTCACACCCGGGATAACGGACGAGGATTACGTGGAACAGCTACCTTCGACGAATGAGTGCATGacttcactgccttgcacttttgagACTCGGAGCAGCCACTGCCGTTGTTATTCTCCGGTGCCGCCATTTTTGTTTTGGCCAGATGACGCATCGGCACGCATATTTTGCGTCGACGTATTTTTTGTCCCGGCCCTAACTAACATTACTCAGCTTTAAGGTGATTACTGCCACTAAATACCAACACACTGGTGTTGATGACTTCACAGTCAGGTGACGATTTCTTCTTTACGGTTCTTAGCTTCACACTAAATAAAAGCctgtctttgttttcatttcacttCCTTTTTGCTTCTTTAAACTCTGATTCCACTCTGGAGAAATGTCATGTGATGCTCACAGTCATTCATTCCCGTCCTTCTGTCTGTCCTGTGTTTTCTAGTCAGTTTGGATTTTACGACGACAATGAGACCGTGGTGGACATGCAACACCAAGATGTGAGTGAAAACCTTTCTTAAGGAAACAGAACCTGTGAAGCTTGTGAACTTCCAACTccattaatatatataacaaagacacaatggCTTAAAcgttccagcaagttaattttgtctcttttttttttatatgttaaagtttctttttttgtaatttatgacacaaagtaaaaaacaaacaaaaaactaaaatgtaaaatgggATAAAGTTCAGAAAACTTAAACAAGTCGAAACTAAAGATTCAACAATGACACACCAAGATCGATTTAAAgacaaaatatgaattttaGTGACTTCATTTGTTGATTGGTGGGTCTCTGGCTGTTGTTGAGTCACACCTGCAGTAAATGAGTGAAACGCTAACTCGTGCTTgtctaattttttttgtctcagCTGTATCTGGGAGACCGGTTTGGCCTGAAAACGCTGGCGGCTCGAGGAGACCTGCTGCTCTGCACGGTCGCTGGAGTGGAACACGTGTATTGGCACTCCAATGAGACCGTGTTCCACACGTGCATGGAGAAGTGGCtggactaacacacacacacgcacgcacacgttATGGTTTTTAAATTTACACCAGATGGGGAAAGTCTTTACATCATACGATCTGATGGGATGTGATGGCTTGTCACATGTTATCTCTCCgccttctttttaatttttttttagctttttaaagATGACTCTGCTTTTGTACTAAATAACTCATATTGTTGTGTGTCAGTCAGTTAAGTTTTTCTTTACACAAAAGCCTCTCCTCTTCGCCAATGTTTTTCAAAGATCATAAATAAGGTTGTTATGTGGCCTTAAAGGTATGTTTGATATTACGATGGCTTATTAGGGccagaattaaaataaaaagaaatctgagcactaTGAGATTTAAGTTGTAATaattcgagaataaagtcataattttatgaaaataaagttgtagttttatttgattaaagtagtaatattttgagaataaagtcttaATATATTGAGAATAGAGTCATCATTTTAAGAGAATGAAGCCGTATCTTAAAAAAACTTGTGATGGTAAAGCGCTCAGAATTCCCTGTTCAAGTGAACGCAACTAACACTTACAGCCCTTAAATCGACCTCTATTTGCTCCGAGTCAGTCTGGTTCTTCTGtcagaacaaacacaaaacaaacaaacaagatcctgtttgtatttcaaatttattttcataaaataatgactttattctcaaaacacAACCACTTGAATCTTGAAATATGACTTAAATCTcattaaataaagattttactctcaaaaaaatattatgactaagcttgaaatatgactttaatctcattaaattaagattttaccctcaaaaatattatgactaatcttgaaatatgacaatgtaataaaattaacaattttattgagatacgactttattctcataaaattacaacttcatTCTCAAAATAAATCTCGTAGTGCccagatattttttaattttattttaatgtggccatAATACGCCGTCGTATGATACTGGAATCATGTtaccaatttattttttttattcaaaaaaaacttttttggttTGGTACGCAGCCCTTCTTTCActtgtaatgtgtgttttctctCTGATTTTGCTTTCAGAGATAACATTGTGGCATTAGAGTGGGACTGGAGAGTAAATTTTAATCTGTTGTTTTAAACAACCAGCGTTGGATACTCTTGTCGTAAATActtacttttgacataatttaTTGGCGGTAAAAGCTTCTTCAGTATCTAAATCCATTTCAGCCGAAGAAAAACAGATTTGTTCACTCAGTTTGGACTGTTTTTGTCCTACTTTGTGattaaagttgtttaattttctaCCATTTAACTCTCTTTAAGGAGTATGACAattttttaaactacatttgtaATGTCAAACAGTGCTGATGTAactttatttaatcaaaatcagtGATGGATCGctttatttgaacatttttatttgttttgtatccTATTGTGCTCATACCTCTAACATGCGACACAAAGCCACAGGGCCTGAGCAACAACTACAGACTCTATGCCTCCTCCTTCAAAAATGCagttatttagatttagtttattttatttacacccATGTGACCTGATCATTAGCAACATGCTTCGGTTTGATTAAGCCTTAAAGTTTCCCTTCATGCCTCGATGCGTTTCATTCACACACGGCCTCACGTGACTGAGCGAATGTGGCGTTTGCTCCTTACCTCCCAAAGCGTTCAGATATCTCAGGCGTTGTGCGACCTTTGTTCGCTCTTACTGATTAAAGGGATGATTGGACAGTTTTTAGctgtttgttttgtcttgtctGATGTTCTTACAACTGTTTTTTCTGAAGAAAGACAAATGGAAAAATCTGTATGAAAGGAGGGAATTGCTACGTAACGACgtgttgcacattttaaaagaagggAACTTGAGTAACTGGGACGATCTCTAACTGTAATGAAGTTgttatatttacagtaatattttgATATTGTTGCATCCTGTGTGTTTTATGCGTACTTGTACAAATAAGTAGATCGTCAAGTGTCCTGACTGCAGTTAATGTGGATGAAGAAAAGTCCTCCTGGGTTCAATTTGTATGTATAAGATGATTAATCTGCTTTTggatgctttttaaaaaatattgacaatATGACATACCTTTTTACCAAAGTTTATACCATGTTTGTCCTACTAttgaaaatatatcaaataCTGTCAATTTCtcaataaaagatcattttcaGTCTCTGCTTTACCTGATTCAATTATTAGCTCATTGAACATTATTTTCCACATTAGTGGGACATCCCTTACATATTTAAACCTACATTatgatgtaaatatattttatagaaAATAGAATTATTGAAAACAGTGTATTATTCAAAGGTTTGTGTCTTGATAATAAATTGTGCTAAGCCGTTTTCACCTGGCGTTGACAC from Gouania willdenowi chromosome 11, fGouWil2.1, whole genome shotgun sequence carries:
- the ppt2b gene encoding lysosomal thioesterase PPT2; this translates as MKSFSFDLRSRRRSRSGASGLLYPLLGACLWAAVVGYKPVVIVHGLFDSSGDFKNLQRFINESHPGTNVTVIDLFDRSESLEPLWKQVEGFKAAIYPIMQNAADGVHFICYSQGGLVCRGIVSTLSDHNVQSFISLSSPQAGQYGDTDYLKYLFPQVMKSNLYHLCYTGIGQRISICNYWNDPHHQDLYVNNSDYLALLNSERKNPNSTEWKKNFLKIKKLVLVGGPDDGVITPWQSSQFGFYDDNETVVDMQHQDLYLGDRFGLKTLAARGDLLLCTVAGVEHVYWHSNETVFHTCMEKWLD